From Primulina huaijiensis isolate GDHJ02 chromosome 15, ASM1229523v2, whole genome shotgun sequence, one genomic window encodes:
- the LOC140959110 gene encoding GDP-fucose transporter 1-like isoform X2 produces MASIRLEASKPYYATSSLVIGYALCSSLLAVINKFSVAKFNYPGLLTALQYLTSALGVWILGKLGFLAHDTFVLETAKKFFPAAFVFYLAIFTNTNLLRHANVDTFIVFRSLTPLLVAFADTVSRRQPCPSKLTFLSLVIILGAAVGYVATDNGFTLTAYSWALAYLVTITTEMVYIKHMVTNLGLNTWGFVFYNNLLSLMMAPVFWIVTGEYVDVFMAIGRSSARKAISATAFTVTGVVNKFLTVAINVLIWDKHATPIGLVCLLLTLAGGVLYQQSVTGGAGNSSNQQESGLSKQIDQNNSGDGYSDEDEKGISDKISGV; encoded by the exons ATGGCTTCTATTAGATTGGAGGCATCTAAGCCATACTACGCTACCAGCAGTCTTGTCATAGGCTATGCTCTCTGCTCTAGCTTACTTGCTGTTATCAACAAGTTTTCGGTCGCCAAGTTTAATTACCCGGGACTACTCACTGCTTTGCAGTACCTCACATCTGCTCTTGGGGTCTGGATATTGGGGAAATTAGGGTTCTTGGCACACGATACATTCGTGTTGGAGACTGCTAAGAAGTTCTTTCCTGCGGCATTCGTGTTTTACTTGGCTATATTCACTAACACGAATCTCCTTCGCCACGCTAATGTGGATACATTCATAGTCTTTAGATCTCTCACTCCCCTTTTGGTGGCATTTGCAGATACTGTGTCTAGGAGACAGCCGTGTCCCTCCAAGTTAACGTTTTTATCCTTGGTGATCATATTAGGCGCTGCGGTTGGGTATGTAGCAACGGATAACGGGTTCACATTGACGGCCTATTCTTGGGCATTAGCATATCTTGTGACCATTACCACTGAGATGGTTTACATCAAGCACATGGTGACGAATCTTGGTTTGAATACGTGGGGATTTGTGTTTTACAATAATTTGTTGTCCCTGATGATGGCACCTGTCTTTTGGATTGTGACCGGAGAGTATGTTGATGTGTTTATGGCTATAGGAAGGTCGAGTG CTAGAAAGGCTATCTCAGCTACTGCATTCACAGTTACCGGTGTGGTGAACAAGTTTTTGACGGTTGCCATTAATGTGTTGATTTGGGATAAGCACGCTACCCCAATTGGTTTGGTGTGCTTGCTCTTGACTCTTGCTGGAGGGGTTCTCTATCAGCAATCAGTCACCGGAGGAGCTGGAAATTCTTCCAACCAGCAAGAGTCTGGACTATCCAAACAAATTGACCAGAACAACAGTGGCGATGGTTATTCAGATGAGGATGAGAAAGGCATTTCTGATAAAATTTCTGGTGTATGA
- the LOC140959107 gene encoding uncharacterized protein, whose amino-acid sequence MARGGKFGLKREAGNNIPLSRKGSDESDEDYTVGEDEDFYESEDEDCSLAEDESDESLGEFMAEEEEEDPVTIKKVRKPGGGKCFQGRKKNRFAKGRKKKVVYSEEEDCDDDDDDDFFFVSKPKRKHKLSCQEEEDDDIEDLYQQEPNDFDVKIPRKVIEKNNGGYTEKPRKRTKVSYQEEEKESDYDDSYEDDDEEFTPDEIDGFDEEELPVTKKNRVGRLRVRETQIARGKRGKRSTEFLKKTKRKEPMIEKSSRKRSRSDHGESPVKNPVSLKKKKLPKPVRGRRRKPSLDFDSDFVSSGSIDCEYTVSEEEREQVREASEFCGSVATSSRSSNALKMIKEVEFLPLQRKCPGRKGKEKVVDMNVAVGKQVCGICLSEEGKRTVRGILNCCSHYFCFTCIMEWSKVESRCPLCKQRFATVCRTARDDGGHDLRDSVFQVPERDQVYQPSEEELRGYLDPYENVLCTECLQGGDDALMLLCDICDSPAHSYCVGLGREVPEGNWYCDGCRPTALASLNAPHLNPTPDLGACNSLPVISSPVATVRETFDLNELYVPETPQTQVAIPSPSPRHSNGDTQATSPGSGSVAFTLFERRRIQRQIHQLLNNRSNMSRQLDGNGVVSPVTVINLFGSQITRDGALAHQHTVTQSRMVPQNAHRQGRLPDNSMPLLYRREGISPRVSSLRGHVLHNQASTSTNQTFDGSAHDEFVGIDERIGRDTCHQQLYPFSGTSNTGSEASISPFQFRETPVSSRTLQGPLRTPF is encoded by the exons ATGGCTAGGGGAGGAAAATTTGGATTGAAGCGGGAGGCCGGGAACAACATTCCATTGAGTAGAAAAGGGTCGGATGAGTCCGATGAAGATTACACTGTGGGTGAAGATGAGGATTTTTATGAGTCAGAGGATGAAGATTGTTCTCTTGCTGAGGATGAATCAGATGAAAGTTTAGGAGAATTTATGGCGGAGGAAGAGGAGGAGGATCCAGTTACAATAAAAAAGGTCAGGAAACCTGGAGGCGGAAAGTGTTTTCAAGGGAGAAAGAAGAACAGGTTTGCAAAGGGAAGAAAGAAAAAGGTAGTTTATAGTGAAGAAGAGGattgtgatgatgatgatgacgaCGACTTTTTTTTTGTCTCTAAGCCGAAAAGAAAACATAAGCTGTCTTGTCAAGAAGAGGAAGACGATGATATCGAAGATTTGTATCAACAGGAACCGAATGATTTTGATGTCAAAATACCAAGAAAagttattgaaaaaaataatggcGGTTACACGGAGAAGCCTAGAAAGAGAACTAAAGTTTCATATcaagaagaagagaaagaaaGCGATTATGATGATTCGTACGAAGACGATGACGAGGAATTTACACCAGATGAGATTGATGGCTTTGACGAGGAAGAGTTACCTGTCACTAAAAAGAATAGGGTTGGCAGGCTCAGGGTTCGGGAGACTCAGATTGCCAGAGGGAAAAGGGGAAAGAGGAGTACTGAGTTCTTGAAGAAGACTAAAAGGAAGGAACCTATGATAGAAAAAAGTTCAAGGAAAAGAAGTAGATCTGATCATGGTGAGTCTCCGGTTAAGAATCCTGTGTCGCTGAAGAAGAAAAAGCTCCCTAAACCAGTTCGAGGGAGGAGGAGAAAACCGAGTTTGGATTTTGATTCAGATTTTGTGAGTTCTGGGTCAATTGATTGTGAATACACAGTCTCTGAAGAAGAGAGAGAACAAGTTAGAGAGGCTAGTGAATTCTGTGGAAGCGTGGCCACTAGCTCTAGGAGTTCAAATGCTTTGAAGATGATTAAAGAAGTAGAATTTTTGCCTCTGCAAAGAAAATGCCCAGGAAGGAAGGGCAAGGAAAAGGTGGTAGACATGAATGTTGCAGTAGGAAAGCAGGTTTGTGGGATTTGTCTATCCGAAGAGGGGAAGAGAACTGTCCGGGGAATATTAAATTGTTGCAGTCATTACTTTTGTTTTACTTGCATCATGGAGTGGTCAAAGGTAGAGTCGCGATGCCCCCTCTGTAAACAAAGGTTTGCAACTGTTTGTAGAACTGCCCGAGATGATGGTGGGCATGATTTAAGGGATTCAGTTTTTCAGGTTCCTGAGAGGGATCAG GTGTATCAACCATCGGAGGAAGAGCTTAGGGGCTACCTTGATCCATATGAGAATGTTCTTTGTACTGAATGCTTGCAAGGTGGGGATGATGCTCTTATGCTTCTTTGTGACATCTGTGATTCGCCTGCGCATTCTTATTGTGTTGGTCTTGGACGTGAAGTACCTGAAGGAAATTGGTATTGCGATGGCTGTAGACCTACAGCTCTTGCTTCCTTGAATGCTCCACATTTGAATCCTACTCCTGATCTTGGAGCATGTAACAGTTTGCCTGTTATCTCATCACCTGTTGCCACTGTCCGTGAAACTTTTGATCTCAATGAATTATACGTGCCTGAAACCCCCCAGACTCAAGTAGCCATACCTTCTCCATCCCCAAGACATTCTAATGGAGATACTCAGGCTACATCACCTGGTTCTGGATCAGTTGCATTTACCTTGTTTGAAAGACGTCGAATTCAGAGACAGATCCATCAACTTCTTAATAACAGGAGTAACATGAGTAGACAATTAGACGGAAATGGTGTTGTTTCCCCTGTGACTGTGATTAACCTTTTTGGTTCTCAAATTACCCGTGATGGGGCATTAGCACATCAACACACGGTTACTCAATCAAGAATGGTACCACAAAACGCTCATCGTCAGGGAAGGTTACCGGACAATTCCATGCCTTTGTTGTATCGTAGGGAAGGTATTTCGCCAAGAGTAAGCAGTTTGAGGGGACATGTACTTCATAATCAAGCTTCTACATCCACGAATCAAACTTTTGATGGTTCGGCACATGATGAATTTGTTGGTATCGATGAAAGAATCGGTCGGGATACGTGTCATCAGCAACTTTATCCTTTCAGTGGTACATCGAACACTGGATCTGAAGCTAGCATATCACCCTTTCAATTTAGAGAG ACTCCAGTATCTTCAAGGACATTGCAGGGACCTCTGCGAACGCCATTTTAG
- the LOC140959110 gene encoding GDP-fucose transporter 1-like isoform X1, with translation MASIRLEASKPYYATSSLVIGYALCSSLLAVINKFSVAKFNYPGLLTALQYLTSALGVWILGKLGFLAHDTFVLETAKKFFPAAFVFYLAIFTNTNLLRHANVDTFIVFRSLTPLLVAFADTVSRRQPCPSKLTFLSLVIILGAAVGYVATDNGFTLTAYSWALAYLVTITTEMVYIKHMVTNLGLNTWGFVFYNNLLSLMMAPVFWIVTGEYVDVFMAIGRSSGGDLFNPVAFFAVSLSCVFGLLISFFGFAARKAISATAFTVTGVVNKFLTVAINVLIWDKHATPIGLVCLLLTLAGGVLYQQSVTGGAGNSSNQQESGLSKQIDQNNSGDGYSDEDEKGISDKISGV, from the coding sequence ATGGCTTCTATTAGATTGGAGGCATCTAAGCCATACTACGCTACCAGCAGTCTTGTCATAGGCTATGCTCTCTGCTCTAGCTTACTTGCTGTTATCAACAAGTTTTCGGTCGCCAAGTTTAATTACCCGGGACTACTCACTGCTTTGCAGTACCTCACATCTGCTCTTGGGGTCTGGATATTGGGGAAATTAGGGTTCTTGGCACACGATACATTCGTGTTGGAGACTGCTAAGAAGTTCTTTCCTGCGGCATTCGTGTTTTACTTGGCTATATTCACTAACACGAATCTCCTTCGCCACGCTAATGTGGATACATTCATAGTCTTTAGATCTCTCACTCCCCTTTTGGTGGCATTTGCAGATACTGTGTCTAGGAGACAGCCGTGTCCCTCCAAGTTAACGTTTTTATCCTTGGTGATCATATTAGGCGCTGCGGTTGGGTATGTAGCAACGGATAACGGGTTCACATTGACGGCCTATTCTTGGGCATTAGCATATCTTGTGACCATTACCACTGAGATGGTTTACATCAAGCACATGGTGACGAATCTTGGTTTGAATACGTGGGGATTTGTGTTTTACAATAATTTGTTGTCCCTGATGATGGCACCTGTCTTTTGGATTGTGACCGGAGAGTATGTTGATGTGTTTATGGCTATAGGAAGGTCGAGTGGTGGGGATTTGTTCAATCCGGTTGCCTTTTTTGCTGTCTCCCTGTCTTGTGTGTTTGGGTTGCTTATTAGTTTCTTTGGCTTTGCAGCTAGAAAGGCTATCTCAGCTACTGCATTCACAGTTACCGGTGTGGTGAACAAGTTTTTGACGGTTGCCATTAATGTGTTGATTTGGGATAAGCACGCTACCCCAATTGGTTTGGTGTGCTTGCTCTTGACTCTTGCTGGAGGGGTTCTCTATCAGCAATCAGTCACCGGAGGAGCTGGAAATTCTTCCAACCAGCAAGAGTCTGGACTATCCAAACAAATTGACCAGAACAACAGTGGCGATGGTTATTCAGATGAGGATGAGAAAGGCATTTCTGATAAAATTTCTGGTGTATGA
- the LOC140958746 gene encoding LOW QUALITY PROTEIN: exonuclease DPD1, chloroplastic/mitochondrial-like (The sequence of the model RefSeq protein was modified relative to this genomic sequence to represent the inferred CDS: inserted 1 base in 1 codon; deleted 2 bases in 1 codon), giving the protein HARRNEIISESNRTKLSTCKLENIKSETDQYYNDLAKKVTTICFNIETTGLSNEFDLVIDIAFQDLRGGENSTFQTLVNPEREVTNTHFHGISNQPSVKRSNVPRMKDLIPIILQCVKSHQVPGGVILFIAHNGRTFDVPFXKNEFRRSSYEIPKDWLFADTLPLARALMESKELKVPSKTSLQALRECYNIPLVGSAHRALSDVRSLALVLQRLTSDLKVPISDLIWGSFK; this is encoded by the exons CACGCAAGAAGAAACGAGATAATTTCCGAAAGTAACAGAACCAAGTTGAGTACTTGTAAACTAGAAAATATTAAATCAGAAACAGATCAGTACTACAATGACTTGGCGAAGAAAGTCACTACTATCTGTTTCAACATTGAAACCACGGGGTTGAGTAATGAGTTTGATCTGGTAATTGACATAGCATTTCAAGATCTTCGAGGGGGTGAAAACAGCACTTTTCAGACTCTTGTCAATCCAGAGCGTGAAGTGACAAATACACATTTTCATGGCATTTCTAATCAACCC TCGGTGAAGAGATCAAATGTACCCAG GATGAAGGACCTTATTCCTATCATACTCCAGTGTGTTAAAAGCCACCAAGTTCCTGGCGGAGTCATTTTGTTCATAGCTCATAATGGCCGCACTTTTGACGTTCCTT TGAAAAATGAGTTTAGACGATCTTCATATGAGATTCCTAAAGATTGGTTGTTCGCTGACACTCTTCCACTGGCTCGTGCATTGATGGAGTCCAAAg AATTGAAGGTTCCTTCAAAGACGTCATTGCAAGCCCTAAGGGAATGCTATAACATTCCATTGGTTGGGTCTGCCCATAGAGCTCTATCGGATGTGCGCTCGTTAGCATTAGTTCTACAAAGGTTGACTTCTGACCTTAAAGTGCCGATATCTGACCTGATCTGGGGGTCATTCAAGTAG